The following coding sequences lie in one Candidatus Palauibacter soopunensis genomic window:
- a CDS encoding acetamidase/formamidase family protein, producing MALGCALAVGCAPSASEETVVAQTGEIEADHFLPSRPETLNWGWFPIDREPVLRIASGETVRIETLTHVGATQDEHPVEFLTGLGVPREEILDDVVDFWASRDGRPREGRSGHVITGPIHIEGAEPGDMLEIRILDIETRVPWGVNSTSGRGGVFSPSYPGAREEDAPLDIPAGRHLIRTGDADGREVAFFSPDIQVPLAPFMGILAVAPDPVVGEPGVTVPGVQGSRPPGAFGGNLDVKDLTAGTTVYLPVFHPGALFYAGDPHGAQGDGEVSGTAIEQSLTGVFRFVLHKGVTIPAPRAETPAHYLIMGIDVDLDRAAREATRLVVEFLVEEKGLTPDKALSLASIAVDFRVSEVVDLTQVVTGFIPKDIFLER from the coding sequence GTGGCACTGGGATGCGCGCTCGCGGTGGGGTGCGCGCCGTCCGCGAGCGAAGAGACGGTTGTCGCCCAAACCGGGGAAATCGAAGCGGACCACTTCCTCCCCTCCAGGCCCGAGACGCTCAACTGGGGCTGGTTCCCGATCGACAGGGAGCCGGTGCTGCGGATCGCCTCCGGCGAAACCGTGCGGATCGAGACGTTGACCCATGTGGGGGCCACACAGGACGAGCATCCGGTCGAGTTCCTGACCGGGCTCGGAGTGCCGCGGGAGGAGATCCTCGACGACGTCGTCGACTTCTGGGCCTCGCGCGACGGCCGCCCCCGCGAGGGGCGCAGCGGGCACGTCATCACCGGCCCGATTCACATCGAGGGCGCGGAGCCGGGCGACATGCTCGAGATCCGGATCCTCGACATCGAGACGCGGGTGCCGTGGGGCGTGAACTCCACGAGCGGCCGCGGCGGGGTCTTCTCCCCGAGCTATCCCGGCGCCCGCGAGGAGGACGCACCACTCGACATACCGGCCGGCCGGCACCTGATCCGGACCGGTGACGCGGACGGGCGGGAAGTCGCCTTCTTCTCCCCCGACATTCAGGTGCCGCTGGCGCCGTTCATGGGGATCCTCGCCGTCGCCCCCGATCCGGTCGTCGGCGAGCCGGGCGTGACGGTGCCCGGCGTCCAGGGGTCGCGCCCGCCGGGCGCCTTCGGCGGCAACCTCGACGTGAAGGACCTCACCGCTGGAACCACCGTGTACCTCCCCGTCTTCCACCCGGGCGCGCTCTTCTACGCGGGGGATCCGCACGGCGCGCAGGGCGACGGCGAGGTGAGCGGCACCGCGATCGAGCAGTCGCTCACCGGCGTGTTCCGGTTCGTCCTTCACAAGGGAGTGACGATCCCCGCCCCCCGCGCCGAGACGCCGGCCCACTACCTGATCATGGGTATCGATGTGGATCTAGACCGCGCCGCGCGCGAGGCGACCCGCCTCGTGGTGGAGTTCCTCGTCGAGGAGAAGGGACTGACGCCCGACAAGGCCCTCTCCCTGGCCAGCATCGCCGTCGATTTCCGCGTGAGCGAAGTCGTCGATCTGACCCAGGTCGTGACGGGCTTCATCCCGAAGGACATCTTCCTTGAGCGCTGA
- a CDS encoding DUF1499 domain-containing protein produces MSSEPGAWWIHRVAPFHAPGGPVNLFRRLRTVVAAMPRTRLVTATDDYLHAVCRTRLGFRDDLEFRWCPSEDVAHVASTSRIGLFDFGVNRRRVERVRRKLEAIASESADDVHSRSVADA; encoded by the coding sequence GTGAGCAGCGAACCCGGCGCGTGGTGGATTCACCGGGTGGCACCGTTCCACGCGCCGGGAGGCCCGGTCAACCTCTTTCGTCGCCTCCGGACAGTCGTCGCCGCCATGCCGCGTACCCGCCTCGTCACGGCGACGGACGATTACCTGCACGCCGTCTGCCGAACCCGGCTCGGGTTCCGCGACGATCTGGAGTTCCGGTGGTGCCCGTCGGAGGACGTCGCCCATGTAGCGTCGACGTCTCGCATCGGCCTGTTCGATTTTGGGGTAAACCGGCGGAGGGTGGAGCGGGTGCGCAGGAAGCTTGAAGCGATCGCCTCCGAGAGCGCTGACGACGTTCACAGCAGGAGCGTGGCGGACGCGTAG
- a CDS encoding three-Cys-motif partner protein TcmP yields MGREHAEGGWPTPGRAGVERVPRGCGIDGLGRCRYVMTAPRATVWPLGPHSLGKHRVLKEYLKAWLPILGQTQGRILFLDGFAGPGEYKRGEKVSPIIALEAFLNHSARQKITAEVKFIFIEKERDRAEHLRQLVIPLAERLPAGSDAQIVCGAFDETVARELDALVDANETLAPCFAMVDPFGVRDTPMAVLRRILAHARSEVYVSVMYEYINRFDEAAEFEAPLTSLYGCTDWKECADIADSRDRRQCFFDLYKRQLKEAGAEQVIHFDLYEGSRHKYSIFHASRHALAADKMKAAIWSIDPGGSFIFRGGQTDQLLLGVDEPNFAPLRDALRDEFRGPRWSTIEQVERFVMSDKTDYHKSQLRDYALEPMEVAGEVDVLRAASKEQAQQPALPGFDMGAALPRKKKKYPQGTRLRFI; encoded by the coding sequence ATGGGGCGGGAACACGCCGAAGGCGGGTGGCCGACTCCTGGACGGGCGGGAGTGGAGCGAGTTCCCCGAGGTTGTGGCATCGACGGCCTTGGCCGGTGCCGCTACGTGATGACAGCGCCAAGGGCAACAGTCTGGCCGCTCGGCCCACACTCGCTGGGCAAGCATCGAGTGCTGAAGGAATACCTGAAGGCCTGGCTCCCGATCCTCGGACAGACCCAGGGGAGAATCCTCTTCCTAGACGGCTTTGCAGGGCCAGGCGAGTACAAGCGAGGCGAGAAAGTGTCCCCGATTATCGCCCTTGAGGCGTTCCTCAACCATTCGGCAAGACAGAAGATCACGGCCGAGGTAAAGTTCATTTTCATCGAAAAGGAACGAGACCGCGCCGAGCACCTCAGGCAGCTCGTGATCCCCTTGGCGGAACGCCTACCCGCGGGGTCCGACGCGCAGATCGTCTGCGGCGCATTTGACGAAACGGTGGCGAGAGAACTCGACGCCCTCGTCGACGCGAACGAGACCCTTGCCCCGTGTTTCGCGATGGTCGACCCGTTCGGGGTTCGCGATACGCCGATGGCTGTTCTCCGTCGCATCCTGGCTCACGCGAGGAGTGAAGTCTACGTCTCGGTGATGTACGAGTACATCAACAGGTTCGACGAGGCGGCTGAGTTCGAGGCTCCTCTCACTTCGCTCTACGGTTGCACCGATTGGAAGGAGTGCGCCGACATCGCTGATTCCCGCGATCGCCGCCAGTGCTTCTTTGATCTGTACAAGCGACAGCTGAAGGAGGCCGGAGCCGAGCAAGTCATCCATTTCGACCTCTACGAAGGCAGTCGACACAAGTACAGCATCTTCCACGCGAGTCGGCATGCCCTGGCTGCAGACAAGATGAAGGCAGCGATCTGGAGCATCGATCCGGGCGGCAGCTTCATCTTCCGAGGAGGACAGACCGACCAACTTCTGCTTGGTGTCGATGAACCGAACTTCGCACCGTTGCGGGATGCCCTACGGGATGAGTTTCGAGGACCGCGTTGGTCGACGATTGAACAGGTCGAGAGGTTCGTTATGTCGGACAAGACGGACTATCACAAGTCGCAACTTCGCGACTACGCACTAGAACCAATGGAAGTCGCGGGAGAGGTCGACGTTCTACGTGCCGCGTCAAAGGAGCAGGCGCAGCAACCTGCGCTCCCCGGTTTCGACATGGGCGCCGCGCTCCCACGGAAGAAGAAGAAATACCCGCAGGGAACGAGACTTCGATTCATCTAG
- a CDS encoding phage Gp37/Gp68 family protein codes for MGEKTAIEWTDATWNPVTGCTKVSAGCDNCYAAAFARRRLKHTYLLRRPAVETDENEADPFAVRLWPERLAQPERWSRPRMIFVNSMSDLFHKDIPVDYVRRIFEVMLACDRHIYQVLTKRPARAANFWASHAKALGYAEVPAHIWLGTSIENQRVAYRRSHLVRVPAAVRFLSCEPLLGPLDLDLGGIHWVIVGGESGPNHRSMESGWTRSIREQCQRSSVPFFFKQWGGNTPKAGGRLLDGREWSEFPEVVASTALAGAAT; via the coding sequence ATGGGTGAAAAAACGGCCATCGAGTGGACCGACGCCACGTGGAATCCGGTCACCGGATGCACAAAGGTAAGCGCCGGCTGCGACAACTGTTACGCAGCGGCGTTTGCCCGTCGGCGACTCAAGCATACATATCTCTTGCGTCGACCCGCCGTCGAAACGGACGAGAACGAAGCGGACCCCTTTGCCGTGAGGCTGTGGCCGGAGCGTCTGGCGCAACCCGAACGCTGGTCTCGGCCGCGGATGATCTTCGTGAACTCGATGTCCGATCTGTTCCACAAGGACATCCCGGTCGACTACGTGCGCCGCATCTTCGAGGTCATGCTGGCCTGCGACCGACACATCTACCAGGTGTTGACGAAACGACCGGCTCGGGCGGCCAACTTCTGGGCATCACATGCGAAGGCGCTGGGATACGCCGAGGTCCCGGCCCACATCTGGCTGGGCACGTCGATCGAGAACCAGAGGGTTGCCTATCGGCGCTCTCATTTGGTCCGCGTTCCCGCTGCGGTGCGCTTCCTGTCGTGTGAGCCGCTCCTGGGGCCGCTCGACCTCGACCTTGGGGGCATCCACTGGGTCATCGTCGGGGGTGAGAGCGGTCCGAATCATCGATCGATGGAGTCCGGCTGGACGCGCTCGATCCGTGAACAATGTCAGCGAAGCTCGGTACCCTTCTTCTTCAAGCAATGGGGCGGGAACACGCCGAAGGCGGGTGGCCGACTCCTGGACGGGCGGGAGTGGAGCGAGTTCCCCGAGGTTGTGGCATCGACGGCCTTGGCCGGTGCCGCTACGTGA
- a CDS encoding FAD-binding oxidoreductase encodes MTAGVKTADAVVIGGGIMGASAAHFLAKRGFGRVVLLEKGRLAGVSTGHSAAIVRTYYSNPVTLELAKRALHMFENDRDRLGGDCGFRPIGFLLLIGERLRAAGEHILESERRHGLHVERLTVEEVADLAPPLALDGVSYGILESRSGYADPTRTTENLAAAARPWGLEPRAGVAAMGVRLHGDRVVAVETEDGTIATNVVVNAAGPWAGQVGSWLGLKYSLRWSRESDLFVERPAGFDALPVVSDPGLRVYLRPYGDDRIIAGLGAPKDIEPVDPDDCDPALDPEMRERIERPLFQRIPALARARHLGGYASLYTITDDWHPIVGPEPGLEGYYAFFGGSGHGFKLGPPIGEALADVICGETPEIDLSLFRPGRFVDGEPLTSAWGEGNRG; translated from the coding sequence ATGACCGCGGGCGTGAAGACCGCCGACGCCGTGGTCATCGGTGGCGGGATCATGGGCGCAAGCGCCGCGCACTTCCTCGCGAAGCGGGGGTTCGGCCGCGTCGTACTCCTGGAGAAGGGGCGCCTGGCGGGCGTGAGCACGGGACATTCCGCCGCCATCGTCCGTACGTACTACTCGAACCCGGTCACGCTCGAACTCGCGAAGCGGGCCCTTCACATGTTCGAGAACGACCGGGATCGGCTCGGCGGCGACTGCGGGTTCCGTCCCATCGGCTTCCTGCTCCTGATCGGCGAGCGTCTGCGTGCCGCCGGGGAGCACATCCTCGAGTCGGAGCGGCGGCACGGGCTCCACGTCGAGCGGCTCACCGTGGAAGAGGTGGCCGATCTGGCACCGCCCCTCGCTTTGGACGGCGTGTCGTACGGCATCCTCGAGTCCCGCTCGGGTTACGCCGACCCGACGCGCACGACGGAAAACCTCGCGGCCGCGGCCCGCCCGTGGGGGCTCGAACCCCGCGCCGGCGTCGCCGCCATGGGGGTCCGCCTGCACGGGGACCGGGTCGTGGCGGTGGAGACCGAGGACGGGACGATCGCGACAAACGTCGTCGTGAATGCCGCGGGTCCCTGGGCGGGGCAGGTCGGCTCCTGGCTCGGCCTCAAATACTCGCTGCGCTGGAGCCGCGAGAGCGATCTGTTCGTGGAGCGACCGGCCGGGTTCGACGCCCTTCCGGTGGTCTCGGACCCGGGCCTGCGCGTCTACCTGCGGCCCTACGGGGACGACCGGATCATCGCCGGATTGGGGGCGCCCAAGGACATCGAACCGGTGGATCCGGACGACTGCGATCCGGCCCTCGATCCAGAGATGCGCGAGCGCATCGAGCGCCCGCTCTTCCAGCGGATCCCGGCCCTGGCCCGCGCCCGGCACCTCGGCGGCTACGCCTCGCTCTACACGATCACGGACGACTGGCACCCGATCGTCGGCCCGGAGCCCGGCCTCGAGGGCTACTACGCCTTCTTCGGCGGCAGCGGCCACGGGTTCAAGCTCGGCCCCCCGATCGGCGAGGCCCTCGCCGATGTCATCTGCGGCGAGACACCGGAGATCGACCTCTCACTCTTCCGCCCCGGCCGCTTCGTTGACGGCGAGCCGCTCACATCCGCCTGGGGCGAAGGCAACCGCGGCTAA
- a CDS encoding hydantoinase B/oxoprolinase family protein, translated as MSAVDPVLFEVIRNALVEATEEMSVTLQRTAYSTNIKTRLDYSCAFVDADGRMIAQAFCQPAHLVTIGRLVPRAVAEYEAEHGQGRLGPGDGLLVNDPHRQASHLNDVFLIAPFFHEGELTGYVANCCHHVDVGGGAPASIGAFREIYQEGIILPVVKLYDGGDLVDDVLKLMLANVRAKKEVAGDLRAQHAANEIGLRRLSALWKRYGTEMLGSYMDRMVEYSERRLRAELAELPRGEFAAEGCLDDDGITGEPVRLKVRIRFDGSTARFDFTGTDAQRAAPMNCNLTQCFTACVYVLKCLVDPDIPLNEGFYRPIEVIAPEGSAVNVRPPAGVVGGWEVAMRLCDIMFRALAGPMPARVPAGTKGMICHVGFGGEDPGTGEYYCFLETLAGGYGGRHDADGPDAVQTHIQNTQNAPIEETELNYPVRIHEYSLVPDSEGAGRRRGGLALCREYEFVGHEPTFTTLADRARFPAHGLHGGDDGRVASYRLISGGEARDLGSKATVQLKTGDRVRIETAGGGGFGPAHERDPDAVLRDVREGKISRARARVAYGVAIKPGEWAVDLAETRSLRRAPGR; from the coding sequence GTGAGTGCCGTGGATCCGGTCCTCTTCGAGGTGATCCGGAACGCGCTCGTCGAGGCGACGGAGGAGATGTCCGTCACGCTCCAGCGCACCGCCTATTCGACCAACATCAAGACGCGGCTCGACTACTCGTGCGCCTTCGTGGACGCGGACGGGCGGATGATCGCGCAGGCGTTCTGCCAGCCCGCGCACCTCGTGACGATCGGGCGCCTCGTCCCCCGCGCGGTGGCCGAATACGAGGCGGAGCACGGGCAGGGGAGGCTCGGGCCGGGGGACGGGCTGCTGGTCAACGATCCGCACCGGCAGGCGAGCCATCTCAACGACGTCTTTCTCATCGCGCCCTTCTTCCACGAGGGGGAACTCACGGGATACGTCGCCAACTGCTGCCACCACGTGGACGTGGGAGGCGGGGCGCCCGCGAGCATCGGCGCGTTCCGCGAGATCTACCAGGAGGGGATCATCCTCCCCGTGGTGAAGCTCTACGACGGCGGCGACCTGGTGGACGACGTGCTGAAACTCATGCTCGCCAACGTGCGCGCGAAGAAGGAGGTGGCGGGCGACCTGCGGGCGCAGCACGCGGCGAACGAGATCGGGCTGCGGCGGCTCTCCGCCCTGTGGAAACGCTACGGCACGGAGATGCTCGGTTCCTACATGGACCGCATGGTCGAGTACAGCGAACGGCGGCTGCGGGCGGAGCTGGCGGAGCTTCCGCGGGGCGAGTTCGCGGCGGAGGGGTGTCTCGACGACGACGGAATCACCGGGGAGCCCGTTCGCCTGAAGGTCCGGATCCGGTTCGACGGCTCGACGGCGCGCTTCGACTTCACGGGGACCGACGCGCAGCGCGCGGCGCCCATGAACTGCAACCTGACGCAGTGCTTCACCGCCTGCGTCTACGTGCTCAAGTGCCTGGTCGACCCGGACATCCCGCTGAACGAGGGCTTCTATCGCCCCATCGAGGTGATCGCGCCGGAGGGGTCGGCGGTGAACGTGCGGCCGCCGGCGGGGGTAGTCGGTGGGTGGGAGGTCGCGATGCGGCTGTGCGACATCATGTTCCGGGCGCTCGCGGGCCCCATGCCGGCACGCGTTCCCGCGGGAACGAAGGGGATGATCTGCCATGTGGGGTTCGGGGGAGAGGATCCGGGGACAGGGGAGTACTACTGCTTCCTCGAGACGCTCGCGGGCGGGTACGGCGGGCGGCACGACGCCGACGGCCCGGACGCGGTCCAGACCCACATCCAGAACACGCAGAACGCTCCGATCGAGGAGACCGAACTCAACTATCCGGTGCGGATCCACGAATACAGCCTCGTCCCCGACTCCGAGGGGGCGGGCCGGCGGCGGGGCGGCCTCGCGCTGTGCCGCGAGTACGAGTTCGTGGGCCACGAGCCGACCTTCACGACGCTGGCCGACCGGGCGCGGTTCCCAGCCCACGGCCTGCACGGGGGAGATGATGGGAGGGTCGCGAGCTACAGGCTGATCTCGGGCGGCGAGGCGCGGGATCTGGGCTCGAAGGCGACGGTGCAGCTCAAGACGGGAGACCGGGTGCGGATCGAGACGGCCGGCGGGGGCGGGTTCGGGCCGGCGCACGAACGGGATCCGGACGCGGTGCTCCGGGACGTGCGGGAAGGCAAGATCTCCCGCGCCCGGGCGCGCGTCGCCTACGGAGTGGCCATCAAGCCGGGGGAATGGGCCGTCGATCTCGCGGAGACGAGGAGTCTGCGCCGAGCACCGGGACGATGA
- a CDS encoding sodium:solute symporter family protein: MTEGLQLSWWLIGAYLALMLGVGVWFRRRVRSVEDMAVAGRHSGVWLIAFSVAATWINGTTLIGISALGADFGLDAYWSGGSFMLGTIWIAYFIIPRLWETGVITIPELFGRCFGPRHRIVSLLLVILRDMGVTAGTIGALTLVTTAVLGISVAESLLLWLGVTSVYVFLGGMWAVMATDAIQFFIILAGSIAVLVAGLVAAGGLGGLSASLDPALIDIFGRAGVTQVLAWIVIGLAITGAYQGLIQRGFAAKSADVARRGFLYGGVIASIWYMTPPLIGIVARTIYGPALAAEDAFVTLAFGAAGNELASLVVVCVLAASMSTLSSTINTIASNFTLDLYARFIAPTASAVRQLWVYRLNVLLVGALAAALYLALPLLIELFWIGGRIMGASVAPALVGLVLFPSLRQAPRTVMAAMLIGAAVQAVWQTFGAIREVGAVVIIWELDPILVGLPLTILILWVGARLETRTGGRNAAA, from the coding sequence GTGACGGAGGGCCTGCAGCTGTCATGGTGGCTCATCGGGGCCTACCTCGCCCTCATGCTGGGGGTCGGCGTGTGGTTCCGGCGGCGGGTACGCTCCGTCGAGGACATGGCGGTGGCGGGGCGCCACTCGGGGGTGTGGCTCATCGCCTTCTCCGTCGCCGCCACCTGGATCAACGGCACCACCCTGATCGGGATCTCGGCGCTCGGCGCGGACTTCGGCCTCGACGCCTACTGGAGCGGCGGCTCCTTCATGCTCGGGACGATCTGGATCGCGTACTTCATCATCCCGCGGCTGTGGGAGACCGGCGTCATCACGATCCCGGAACTCTTCGGCCGCTGCTTCGGTCCGCGGCACCGGATCGTCTCGCTCCTCCTCGTCATCCTCCGGGACATGGGGGTGACGGCGGGGACGATCGGGGCGCTGACCCTCGTCACCACCGCGGTGCTCGGCATCTCGGTGGCGGAGTCGCTCCTCCTCTGGCTCGGCGTCACGTCCGTCTACGTGTTCCTGGGTGGCATGTGGGCGGTGATGGCGACCGACGCGATCCAGTTCTTCATCATCCTGGCCGGTTCGATCGCGGTGCTCGTGGCGGGGCTCGTTGCCGCCGGAGGGCTCGGCGGACTGAGCGCCAGCCTCGATCCGGCCCTCATCGACATCTTCGGCCGGGCGGGCGTCACCCAGGTCCTGGCCTGGATCGTCATCGGTCTGGCGATCACGGGTGCGTACCAGGGGCTCATCCAGCGCGGCTTCGCGGCGAAGAGCGCGGACGTGGCCCGGCGCGGGTTCCTGTACGGCGGGGTCATCGCCTCGATCTGGTACATGACGCCGCCCCTGATCGGAATCGTCGCCCGCACGATCTACGGGCCGGCCCTCGCGGCGGAGGACGCCTTCGTCACGCTCGCGTTCGGGGCGGCGGGGAACGAACTGGCGAGTCTCGTCGTCGTGTGCGTGCTGGCGGCGAGCATGTCGACGCTCTCCAGCACCATCAACACCATCGCCTCCAACTTCACGCTTGATTTGTATGCGCGCTTCATCGCGCCCACGGCGAGCGCCGTGCGGCAGCTCTGGGTGTACCGCCTCAACGTCCTCCTCGTCGGGGCGCTCGCTGCGGCCCTCTACCTGGCGCTTCCCCTCCTCATCGAACTGTTCTGGATCGGAGGACGGATCATGGGGGCCTCCGTCGCCCCCGCGCTCGTCGGGCTCGTCCTCTTCCCGTCGCTCCGGCAGGCGCCGCGGACGGTGATGGCGGCGATGCTCATCGGCGCCGCGGTGCAGGCGGTGTGGCAGACATTCGGGGCGATCCGCGAGGTGGGAGCCGTCGTCATCATCTGGGAACTGGATCCGATCCTGGTCGGACTGCCGCTCACGATCCTGATTCTGTGGGTCGGGGCGCGTCTCGAAACTCGAACCGGGGGCCGAAATGCCGCAGCGTGA
- a CDS encoding hydantoinase/oxoprolinase family protein has protein sequence MTGNQFHLGIDVGGTFTDAVLICEETGRIDTAKVPSTPADPSIGFMAAVERALERGEVDPGAVSHLVHGTTVATNSLIEGKTPQTAFVTTEGFGDMLEIARQVRPSLYDVHFEKLRPLVPRDLCYEVPERLDAAGDVLRPLEEDAVREIAAALRTREVRSVAVCLLHGYANPAHEERVAEILREEDPDLLISLSSIVCPEFREYFRASTSVINACIVPVVARYLAGVEEGLGRAGLDAELLVMQSNGGVLTAEQAASKPVFMVESGPAAGVVSANFIAGQLGHADLISFDMGGTTAKAGLVLDGRPRVTKEYEVGARAQPGQGMTRAAGYPIRTPVIDLVEVGAGGGSLAWVDAGGGLRVGPRSAGADPGPICYGKGGTEPTITDANLVLGRLNPDYFLGGEMELDVDAAAAGIRERCAEPLGLDPVEAANGIIEIANATMINALRLVTVRRGNDPRELTMVAFGGAGPLHANRLCMEMQIPTLVVPPSPGTASALGLLVTDLRHEFSRTRVTAVGVADAARIRSRFEAMEEEGRRTLRREGVAPEDMEFRRGIEMRYAGQSSEVPVALPREGMDDGPDDGSDRKLDTATLADAVRRFHVEHERAYGHGYPEQPVELVNFTVTAIGRIARPRLPRIGSNGKDVSDAQRGTRRVFFADAGGFVETGIYDRARLGAGHVVAGPAVIEEVDSTTLVHAGYRATVDEFGNLLIAARGAA, from the coding sequence ATGACGGGCAACCAGTTCCACCTCGGGATAGACGTGGGCGGCACCTTCACGGACGCGGTCCTGATCTGTGAGGAGACGGGGCGCATCGACACCGCCAAGGTCCCGTCCACGCCCGCGGATCCCTCCATCGGCTTCATGGCGGCGGTGGAGCGCGCCCTCGAGAGGGGTGAGGTCGATCCGGGCGCCGTCTCCCACCTCGTTCACGGGACGACCGTCGCGACGAACTCGCTCATCGAAGGGAAGACGCCGCAGACGGCCTTCGTGACCACGGAGGGGTTCGGCGACATGCTCGAGATCGCGCGCCAGGTCCGGCCCTCTCTCTACGACGTCCACTTCGAGAAGCTGCGCCCGCTCGTCCCGCGCGACCTGTGCTACGAGGTGCCGGAGCGGCTGGACGCGGCCGGCGACGTCCTCCGGCCCCTCGAGGAGGACGCGGTCCGGGAGATCGCCGCGGCCCTGCGGACGCGAGAGGTCCGGTCCGTTGCCGTGTGCCTCCTGCACGGCTACGCGAACCCGGCGCACGAAGAGCGCGTGGCCGAGATCCTGAGGGAAGAGGATCCCGATCTCCTCATCTCCCTCTCGTCGATCGTGTGCCCCGAATTCCGGGAGTACTTCCGGGCCAGCACGAGCGTGATCAACGCCTGCATCGTTCCCGTCGTGGCGCGCTATCTAGCCGGGGTCGAGGAGGGGCTCGGGCGCGCCGGTCTCGATGCGGAGCTTCTCGTCATGCAGTCGAACGGCGGGGTGCTCACCGCGGAACAGGCGGCGAGCAAGCCGGTGTTCATGGTCGAGTCCGGACCCGCCGCGGGCGTGGTCTCCGCCAACTTCATCGCGGGCCAACTCGGCCACGCGGACCTGATTTCCTTCGACATGGGAGGGACGACGGCCAAGGCCGGGCTGGTCCTCGACGGCCGACCGCGCGTCACGAAGGAGTACGAGGTCGGGGCCCGGGCCCAGCCGGGGCAGGGGATGACGCGGGCCGCCGGTTATCCGATCCGCACGCCGGTCATCGACCTCGTGGAGGTGGGCGCGGGCGGGGGGAGCCTCGCCTGGGTGGACGCCGGCGGCGGGCTTCGCGTGGGGCCGCGGAGCGCGGGCGCCGACCCGGGGCCGATCTGTTACGGGAAGGGCGGGACCGAACCCACGATCACGGACGCCAACCTCGTGCTCGGCCGCCTGAACCCGGACTACTTCCTGGGCGGCGAGATGGAACTCGACGTGGACGCGGCCGCCGCGGGCATCCGCGAGCGCTGCGCGGAGCCGCTCGGCCTCGACCCGGTCGAGGCGGCGAACGGGATCATCGAGATCGCGAACGCGACGATGATCAACGCGCTGCGGCTCGTCACCGTGCGGCGGGGCAACGACCCCCGTGAGCTGACGATGGTCGCCTTCGGCGGGGCCGGGCCGCTGCACGCGAACCGGCTGTGCATGGAGATGCAGATTCCCACGCTCGTGGTGCCTCCGAGCCCGGGGACGGCGTCCGCCCTGGGTCTCCTCGTCACGGATCTGCGGCACGAGTTCTCGCGCACGCGGGTCACGGCCGTCGGCGTCGCGGACGCGGCGCGGATCCGGTCGCGCTTCGAGGCGATGGAGGAGGAGGGTCGGCGTACGCTCCGGCGCGAAGGGGTGGCCCCGGAGGACATGGAGTTCCGGCGGGGGATCGAGATGCGGTATGCCGGCCAGTCCTCCGAGGTGCCCGTCGCGTTGCCGCGGGAGGGGATGGACGATGGGCCGGACGACGGGTCGGACCGGAAGTTGGACACGGCGACGCTGGCCGATGCCGTGCGCCGCTTCCACGTGGAGCACGAGCGGGCCTACGGGCACGGCTACCCCGAGCAGCCCGTCGAACTCGTGAACTTCACCGTCACGGCCATCGGCAGGATCGCGCGGCCCCGGCTCCCGAGGATCGGCTCGAACGGAAAGGACGTCTCGGACGCCCAGCGGGGGACGCGGCGGGTGTTCTTCGCCGACGCAGGCGGCTTCGTCGAGACCGGGATCTACGACCGGGCGCGGCTAGGGGCAGGCCACGTCGTGGCCGGTCCCGCCGTCATCGAGGAAGTCGACTCCACCACGCTCGTGCATGCCGGATACCGGGCGACCGTGGACGAGTTCGGCAACCTCCTGATCGCCGCGAGAGGCGCCGCGTGA